The genomic segment TTCCTCATCCCCTTTTAAACCTGCAAGCTCAGCCCGAAGCGAGGCGATCTCCTCCCGAAGTGCCTTCATATCCTCTTTCCGGACAAGATCCATTTTAGCCAGGAGCGAGTTCACCCCTTCCTCTATCTGCTCTTTGAGCTCCTGACGAGATTTTTCCGCCGAGGCAAGCATATCGCCCACCAACTTTTCACCCTCTTTCTCGCTAATTTTCCCCTTAGCAATATACTCTTTGGCAATCTCTTCAATCTTTTCTTTAGTAAAAGAGGCCACACCAACTCCGGCAAAAACACCCTTTTTCATCCAATCAATCATATTCCCCCTCCAGATATATTTTTCTATCCTATATGTCCCTTGAAATACCATAAAAATCTTCCGCTGCCTGCACTGCTTCCTCTACAGTATGACTCTTTTGCACGGCAGAAGCAAGGTGATGGCCAAATTGGTGATTTTTTGCTATATAGTGGGTAAATTCTTTAATTCGACCGAGTTGCCTTTCGGGAGCAAAAATTTCTACCATTTTCTGGACAAAGCGAAAATAGATCTCAACCGGCCGGGATTCCGCCACGGGTAGATCCAGGCCATAGACCTCCCTGGCTATTTCATTAAAGAGCCAAGGCCTCTCCACCGCACCTCGGCCAAGCATAAGCCCAGCAGCACCGGAGAGCTCCAAACATCTGCGGGCATCATCCACCGAAAAGATACCACCATTGGCAAAGATGGGAATATCAAGCTGCTCACAGATCGGAGCCA from the Desulfotalea psychrophila LSv54 genome contains:
- a CDS encoding phasin family protein, whose amino-acid sequence is MIDWMKKGVFAGVGVASFTKEKIEEIAKEYIAKGKISEKEGEKLVGDMLASAEKSRQELKEQIEEGVNSLLAKMDLVRKEDMKALREEIASLRAELAGLKGDEEEPAGDKPAE